GCAGGGCTCGCTGTCCACCTACCTGAGCCGCGTCGGCGGCTTCATCCTGATCGACAACAACAGCCCGCAGATGGCGCGCAACGTCGACGCCCGCCGCTACGGCCTGGAGAGCGAGGCGCGCTGGCGCTTCGCGCCGCAATGGACGCTGTCCGGCAGCGCGGCCTGGGTGTGGGCGGCCAATCTGGACGACGGCCGGCCACTGGCGCAGACGCCGCCGCTGGAAGGCAAGCTGGGCCTGAAATGGGATGACGGCCGCTACGGCGCCGGCGCCACTCTCCGCGCGGTGCAGCGCCAGGACCGCGTCGCGCCCGGCCAGGGCAATATCGTGGGGCAGGATATCGGCGCCGCGCCCGGCTTCGCCACGCTGTCGCTGGACGCGGGCTGGAAGATCAGCAAGCGCTTCAAACTGCTGGCAGGCGTCGACAATGTGTTCAACCGCAGCTATGCCGAAAGCGTCAGCAAGGGCGGCGGCATGGTGGCCGGCTACACCCAGACCACCCGCGTCAACGAGCCCGGCCGCACGCTGTGGACCAAGCTGCAGGTCGAGCTGTAAATATCCGCCCGTCCTCTCGTCTCGGGGCTTCCAGTCTGCTAGGCTGGAAGCCTTTTTCACGATGGCGGCGGCATGAAGACTCCCTATTTCAAGATCCTGGCCTGCGGTTTGACGCTGTTCATCCTGCTGGGCCCGCTGGTGGCGCTCCTGGCCAGCGGCGTTGTGCCGATGATGGCCTATCTGATGGGCGCGGTGCCGGCGCTGATCTTCGGCTTCCTGCTATGCCTGCTGCGCATCGCGCTGGCAAACTCCATAGAACGCTGGCAGCGCCAGTGGCCGGCCTGGCTGCTCGCCTTCGCCGCCTTCGCCCCCGGCGCGTTCAGCGGCAGCCTAATCACCCTGCTGTACGCCCGCGCCGCCGAGCCGCTGCTTTACAACGACTGGATGACCCTGTATCTGGGCGCGATGGCCGGCGGCGTGTGCAACGCGCTGTTCTGGCGCATCCGCTTCGACGCGCCCGCCAACCCGCATCAAGGATAGAGAGAAGCCCATGCCCCACTGCGTGATCGAATGCTCGGCCGAGATCGCCGGCCACCCGGACATCGACCGCCTGCTGCTTGCCGTCCACGAGGCCGCCAACGCCAGCGGCCTGTTCCAGAGCGCCGACATCAAGGTCAGGCTGCAGTCCTACGACGACTTCCTGGTGGGCGGCCGCGACGAGGATTTCGTCCATATCGCCTGCCATGTCCTGGCCGGCCGCAGCGACGATCAGAAGGGACGATTGGCCGACCTGCTGGTGCGCGCGGCCTGCGAGCGGCTGCCCGGCGTCGAATCCGTCAGCTGCGAAGTGCGCGACATGGCGCCCGCCGCCTACAGCCGGCGCGACAAGCTGCTGGCCCGCGGCTGAGCGGAAAAAAAGCCCGCCGGGTCATGGCGGGCTCGCAACCTTTGTCTGCCGGACGCCTGTCGCGCCCAGCCCTCACAGCATACCTCGGCGCGGCGCGCTCCGCCTGCGGCGGATTGCCGCAGTCAGCGCCGTTCCAGCCGGGCTTCCAGACCGCCATCCGGCCGGTTCTTCAATGCCAGCCGCAGGCCGTGCAGCTCGGCGATGCGCTCGACGATGGACAGGCCCAGGCCGCTGCCCGGCTGTTCCTGGCCGGGCGGACGGAAAAAACGCTCGCGCACCCGCCCCAGCCATTCCGGCGCGATGCCCGGCCCTCGGTCCAGCACGCTGACCGCATGCTCCTCCAGCCTTAATTCCACCACGCCGTCGGCCGGCCCGTAGCGGCAGGCGTTTTCCAGCAGATTGCGCAGCATCAGCCCCACCAGGATCGCGTCGCCCGCCAATGGCAGCGCCTTTTCCGGCGCGCAGCGCCAGTCCAGCTTCCACTCCACGCCGTCGGCTCCGGCCGCCAGCTCCGCCATCAAGCCCTCGGCCAAACGCGCCCAATCCACCGCCTGGCGCTGCTGGGGATGCGGCAGCGGATCCAGCCGCGACAAGGCCAGCAATTGCTCAACCAGCCGGCCGGCCCGGGCGATGCCCAGTTGCAGCTGCTCCAGCGCGTGGCGGCGGCCGCCCTCGTCCGGCGCCAGCGCCAGCACCTCGGCCTGCACCCGCAGCGCCGCCAGCGGCGTGCGCAGCTCATGGGCGGCGTCGGCGGTGAAGCGGCGCTCGCGCTCCAGCATGTCGGCGATGCGGACGAACAGCGCGTTCAGCGCCCGCAGCAGCGGCTCCACCTCCTGCGGCACCTCGGCCGCCACCGGGCTGTTGTCGTCCGCCGCGCGGCCGGCGATGGCGTCGGCCAGCCGGCGGAACGGCGCCAGCTCCCGCCGCAGCGCCAGCAGGATCGCCGCCAGCATCAGCGGCAGGCCGATCAGCCACGGCAACAATTGGGCCTTGACCACGCTGGCCACCATCTCCTGGCGCAAGCCCAGCTTCTGTCCCACCGCCACCATCCGCGATCCGTCCGGCGCCGGCAGATACAGCAACCGCCAGTCGTGATGACGGTCATGCCCGAGATAATCCTGGAAGCCCCGCCGTGCCGGCTCGTAGTCGAAACGGCGGCCGCGACCGTCGCACAATACCCGCCGGCCTTGGGCGTCCCAGATCGCCAAGCCCATGTCATCGTTGTCCATCCTGCCCTTGTCCGCCCCGGCCAGCAGATGCTTGAGCTTGGGCGGATCGTCCGGCTGCAGGCCGTGGACATCTATCGCCAACAGCTGGCGCGCAAACTGCGCCATCTGGGTATCGAACAGCTCGTCCACCTCGCGCTGGGCCAGCCACACCGCGAATGCCGACGCCGCCAGCCAAGTGGCGGGCACGATCAGCAGCAGCACCAGCATCAGCCGGGCCTGCAGGCTGCGCGGCCGCCTCACGCCGGCTCCCCCAGCGTGTAGCCGATGCCGCGCAAGGTGCGGATGAAGCCGGCGCCCAGCTTTTTGCGCAAGTGGTGGACATGCACTTCCAGCGCGTTACTCTCCAGCTCCTGCCCCCAGCCGTACAATTTTTCCTCTATCAATTCGCGCGGCAGCACCCGGCCCTTGCTGCTGAGCAGCAGTTCCAGCAGCGCCAGCTCGCGCGCGGTCAGCTCCAGCGGCGCGCCGTCCAGCGTCGCGGCCCGCGCCACCGGGTCCAGGCTGAGCCGCCCATGGCTGAGCAGCGGGCCGCACTGGCCATGGCGGCGGCGGGTCAGCGCGCGCAGCCGCGCGGCCACTTCGGACAAGGCGAAAGGCTTGGCCAGATAGTCGTCGGCGCCGGCGTCCAGGCCGCCGACGCGGTCGGCCAGCGCGTCGCGCGCGGTCAGCACCAGCACCGGCTCGTCGCGGCCGGCCCGGCGCCAAGCGGCGAGGATATCCATGCCGTCCATGCCGGGCAGGCCCAGGTCCAGCACCACCGCGTCGTAGGGCGCGGCGGGCAGCGCGGCCAGCGCCTGGCGGCCGTCGCGCAGCCAGTCCACCGCGAAGCCCAGCTGCTGCAACCCCATTTTCAAGCCGTCGCCTATCTGCGCGTCGTCTTCCACCACCAGTATCCGCATCGCCCAGCCCCCTATTGCCCGACATCCCTTATCCCATACCCAGCTTAAACCACGCTTAAGCGCGATTCCGTCCAGGCGGGCCATTCTGTCATTGAATGGCATAGGACTATTCACCTTGCCGTCAACAAAACCTCATTTCCCTGTCACGTCGCCATTGCAGCATGAGGCGGTCATCCCGGCCCACGGACCCGCCATGCAGCCAGATACCGCTTCCGACGCCTCCCGCCGCCTGCGCAGCATCTGGATATCGGATGTCCACCTCGGCACCGCCGGCTGCCGCGCCGAGCATTTGCTGGACTTCCTGCGCGAGCACGAATCCGAGTACCTGTACCTGGTGGGCGACATCGTCGACGGCTGGCAGTTGCGCAAATCCTGGTACTGGAAGCAAAGCCACAACGACGTGGTACAGAAGCTGCTGCGCAAGGCGCGCAAAGGCTGCCAGGTGGTCTACATCCCCGGCAACCACGACGAAGCCGC
This genomic window from Chromobacterium phragmitis contains:
- a CDS encoding 5-carboxymethyl-2-hydroxymuconate Delta-isomerase, with the protein product MPHCVIECSAEIAGHPDIDRLLLAVHEAANASGLFQSADIKVRLQSYDDFLVGGRDEDFVHIACHVLAGRSDDQKGRLADLLVRAACERLPGVESVSCEVRDMAPAAYSRRDKLLARG
- a CDS encoding response regulator, whose translation is MRILVVEDDAQIGDGLKMGLQQLGFAVDWLRDGRQALAALPAAPYDAVVLDLGLPGMDGMDILAAWRRAGRDEPVLVLTARDALADRVGGLDAGADDYLAKPFALSEVAARLRALTRRRHGQCGPLLSHGRLSLDPVARAATLDGAPLELTARELALLELLLSSKGRVLPRELIEEKLYGWGQELESNALEVHVHHLRKKLGAGFIRTLRGIGYTLGEPA
- a CDS encoding ATP-binding protein: MRRPRSLQARLMLVLLLIVPATWLAASAFAVWLAQREVDELFDTQMAQFARQLLAIDVHGLQPDDPPKLKHLLAGADKGRMDNDDMGLAIWDAQGRRVLCDGRGRRFDYEPARRGFQDYLGHDRHHDWRLLYLPAPDGSRMVAVGQKLGLRQEMVASVVKAQLLPWLIGLPLMLAAILLALRRELAPFRRLADAIAGRAADDNSPVAAEVPQEVEPLLRALNALFVRIADMLERERRFTADAAHELRTPLAALRVQAEVLALAPDEGGRRHALEQLQLGIARAGRLVEQLLALSRLDPLPHPQQRQAVDWARLAEGLMAELAAGADGVEWKLDWRCAPEKALPLAGDAILVGLMLRNLLENACRYGPADGVVELRLEEHAVSVLDRGPGIAPEWLGRVRERFFRPPGQEQPGSGLGLSIVERIAELHGLRLALKNRPDGGLEARLERR